A single window of Oreochromis aureus strain Israel breed Guangdong linkage group 7, ZZ_aureus, whole genome shotgun sequence DNA harbors:
- the ppp2r2ab gene encoding serine/threonine-protein phosphatase 2A 55 kDa regulatory subunit B alpha isoform, whose protein sequence is MAGPGGDMQWCFSQVKGAIDDDVAEADIISTVEFNHTGELLATGDKGGRVVIFQQEIENKNQPQFRSEYNVYSTFQSHEPEFDYLKSLEIEEKINKIRWLPQKNAAQFLLSTNDKTIKLWKISERDKRPEGYNLKEEDGRYKDPNTITSLRVPVLKPMDLMVEASPRRVFANAHTYHINSVSVNSDNETYLSADDLRINLWHLEITDRSFNIVDIKPANMEELTEVITAAEFHPHQCNTFVYSSSKGTIRLCDMRVSALCDKHSKLFEEPEDPSNRSFFSEIISSISDVKFSHNGRYMMTRDYLSVKIWDLNMENRPVETYQVHEYLRSKLCSLYENDCIFDKFECCWNGNDSVVMTGSYNNFFRMFDRGHRRDVTLEASRENSKPMQVLKPRKVCTGGKRKKDEISVDSLDFNKKILHTAWHPQDNIIAVATTNNLYIFQDKVN, encoded by the exons ATGGCAG gTCCTGGAGGTGACATGCAGTGGTGCTTCTCTCAGGTGAAAGGAGCAATCGATGATGACGTAGCTGAAG cgGACATTATATCTACAGTTGAATTTAACCACACAGGGGAGCTGCTGGCCACAGGAGACAAGGGTGGACGCGTAGTCATCTTCCAACAGGAAATAGAG AACAAAAATCAGCCTCAGTTCCGGAGCGAGTACAATGTTTACAGCACTTTTCAGAGCCACGAGCCAGAGTTTGACTACTTGAAGAGTTTGGAAATAGAAGAGAAAATCAACAAGATTCGCTGGCTTCCTCAGAAAAATGCTGCTCAGTTCCTGTTGTCAACTAATG aTAAAACGATTAAATTGTGGAAAATCAGTGAACGAGACAAGAGGCCAGAGGGCTACAATCTCAAAGAGGAAGATGGGCGCTACAAGGACCCTAACACTATCACATCTTTGCGG GTACCAGTTTTAAAACCCATGGACCTCATGGTGGAAGCCAGTCCACGGAGGGTGTTTGCCAACGCTCACACCTACCATATCAACTCTGTCTCAGTCAACAGCGACAATGAGACCTACCTGTCTGCAGACGACCTACGCATCAACCTCTGGCACCTCGAGATCACTGACCGCAGCTTCA ATATTGTTGACATTAAACCGGCCAACATGGAGGAACTTACAGAGGTGATTACAGCAGCAGAGTTCCACCCTCATCAATGTAACACCTTCGTTTACAGCAGCAGCAAAGGAACCATCCGACTCTGTGACATGAGGGTTTCAGCGCTATGTGACAAGCACTCCAAGT TGTTTGAGGAACCAGAAGATCCTAGTAATCGCTCCTTCTTCTCTGAGATCATATCATCAATCTCAGATGTTAAATTTAGCCACAACGGACGCTACATGATGACTAGAGACTACTTGTCTGTAAAGATTTGGGACCTGAATATGGAAAACAGGCCTGTGGAGACGTATCAG GTTCATGAGTACCTGAGAAGCAAGCTGTGCTCGCTATATGAGAATGACTGCATCTTTGACAAGTTTGAATGCTGCTGGAATGGCAATGACAG TGTGGTGATGACCGGCTCATATAACAACTTCTTCAGGATGTTCGATCGCGGCCACAGGCGGGATGTGACATTGGAGGCGTCCCGTGAAAACAGCAAGCCCATGCAGGTCCTGAAGCCCCGCAAGGTGTGCACAGGCGGCAAACgcaaaaaggatgaaatcaGTGTGGATAGTTTGGACTTCAATAAGAAGATCCTGCACACTGCCTGGCATCCCCAGGACAACATCATTGCGGTGGCAACGACCAACAACCTCTACATATTCCAGGATAAAGTGAACTAA